A region of Pseudorasbora parva isolate DD20220531a chromosome 14, ASM2467924v1, whole genome shotgun sequence DNA encodes the following proteins:
- the LOC137040808 gene encoding major histocompatibility complex class I-related gene protein-like has translation MKIIIFFFYIPLVYSGIHIFKTTYTGIRGQTVAGIPKFFAVSLLDGQQIDYYDSNRMKLIPKQDWIEEFAKDMWKEDTEIRDDVQQIYKNNIPVLMKRFNQSNGVHTYQRRYGCEWDDETEESGGFDQYGYDGEDFISLDLKELRYITTAPQGIPTVKKWNNDRAQLEFLKQHYDYECVYWLKALLKLRKEYSQIKAPEVFLFQKNSSSPVSCLATGFYPKEVSIFWFRNGKEHHEDVDLGDTLPNEDGTFQKTSNLHVTPDNWKQNQYACEVEHNGKTFQKTDDEIKSNYSRLLIVGYALFYTRYKGEKSFGFETI, from the exons ATGAAGATCATCATTTTCTTCTTCTACATTCCCTTGGTTTACTCAG GGATTCACATTTTCAAGACCACATATACTGGAATAAGAGGCCAGACGGTTGCAGGAATCCCAAAGTTTTTTGCTGTATCTTTATTGGACGGACAACAGATTGATTATTATGACAGCAACAGAATGAAGCTGATTCCCAAACAGGACTGGATTGAGGAGTTTGCTAAAGACATGTGGAAAGAAGACACTGAGATCAGAGATGATGTACAGCAGATCTACAAAAACAATATTCCTGTTCTAATGAAGCGATTCAATCAGTCAAATG GTGTTCACACGTATCAGCGGAGGTATGGATGTGAGTGGGATGATGAGACTGAAGAATCAGGAGGGTTTGATCAGTACGGGTATGATGGAGAAGACTTCATCTCACTGGACCTGAAGGAGCTCAGATACATCACAACTGCACCGCAGGGAATACCCACAGTGAAGAAGTGGAACAATGACAGAGCACAGCTTGAGTTTCTAAAACAACACTACGATTATGAGTGTGTTTACTGGCTGAAAGCATTACTGAAGTTAAGGAAAGAGTATTCACAGATAAAAG CCCCTGAAGTGTTTCTGTTCCAGAAGAATTCCTCCTCTCCAGTATCGTGTCTTGCCACAGGTTTCTACCCAAAAGAAGTGTCTATTTTCTGGTTCAGAAATGGAAAGGAGCACCATGAGGATGTGGATCTTGGAGATACACTGCCAAATGAGGACGGGACCTTCCAGAAGACATCTAACCTTCATGTTACTCCAGACAATTGGAAGCAGAATCAGTACGCATGTGAGGTGGAGCACAATGGAAAAACCTTCCAGAAGACTGACGATGAGATCAAGAGTAACTACAGTAGGTTGTTAATAGTTGGTTATGCTCTTTTTTACACTCGCTACAAG GGTGAAAAGTCTTTTGGGTTTGAGACGATATGA